A stretch of DNA from Cannabis sativa cultivar Pink pepper isolate KNU-18-1 chromosome X, ASM2916894v1, whole genome shotgun sequence:
ATTACTGTTTGCTCCTGCAATTTCAAAACCTGTAAATGACAAAGGCAAACCGAAGTATAAGCAACTtgatcaaataataaaaatccaCAACTCATGCAAAGCAAAGCAAAGAAACAGGTGTGTGTATGTAAATAGCCCTGAACTCATCCGTTGTTGCAATAAAACAGGAAATAAGGAAACAGTATCGCACCATGATTGCATCCCTGGAGAGACGGCATTAGCAATAATGATGGGCAGAGACAAAATTGTAACATGCGATGCTTAAAACATCCCTCGCGCCATTGGTAAGTGGAAACAATACACAGAAGAAAGAAACACAGAAAATCAAAAATAacgaaaaagagagaaagagagacaaGGACAACAGTCTTTTATCATTTAAGTGAGGTCGAGCAAGAATCTGTACAAAAGTGATGGCATAGCCACTGCTTCACCAGAAAGAAACAACAGAAAAAATTTACTATCTACAAGGTTGGTAAACAGAACTTGAACATTTCATTTCTTTCTGAAGCTACCTCAAGCCTGAAGTGATAAAATAAGTACTAAATTGTTAgatagttttctttttttcttttttttttttgtttttgaaacttGGATCCCTGCCTAAAACTACAATATTTGGTAACTAGGAAACTATAACAATTTCTATGTTATCGAGGAGGGGAGCAAACCACATGCCCTGACCATTTGAGGTACCCTTCTTGGGTAACTAAATTGTTAGATACTGCGCCCCCAACcccaaaaaaaaacataacttgGATACAAAGGCCAACATTTgcaaatattagaaaatatagaaaaaaggGATCAGTCTCTTACGTTTTAAAAAACTGAATATTTTCCAGGCTGAGTTCCACCCGGAAGTGATAAGGCCTGATTTGAAATGTCTTCCAGCACACGTTTCAATTCAGCTTTAGCCCTTTTAACAGATTGTTCCGTAGGACCTTCAATGAACAAGTACAATTTGCGTTCTCCCGGTCCTGCCACTTTACCGGGTGGGAAGAACTGCCCCCTAGTAGTAATGGCAGCTCCAGTCCACTCCGATATAGGTCCCAATGTTTCCTTATGTGTGACCTTCCATCGAGCATTCTGAGGGAAATCATTTATCTCCAGCTCTGCTTCATAATGTTCAGGCATTGCATCAGCTTGAATCTTTGCCAGGTTATGCTGCAAGTTCATTGCAGCAGCTATTGCGGCTGCCCGTGCTGCACCATCATTGACGACAACAGGCAACCCAGGTCCAGGCACCGCTGCTGCTGTTCCAGGTAAAGACAGACCAATTACACCTGGCACAGAAACAGGTAGTCCAATATTTGGAAGAAGTTGACCAGCATTAACAGGGGTAGGCATTGAATGGGTAGCAGCTTTAGAGGCTGCAGCGAGAGCTGATATTTTAGCAAGTGCAGTCTGTTGTGAAATGTCGCCTCCTGCCTTGCGGACACCTTCATCTTCGTCCTCAGAATCTGACTTGTCTTCTTCGAAACCATATTCTTTGGCCTGTGCTTTCTTAGCTGCTTTCCtcacttcatcttcttcttcattaaaCTTAAAACCACTTCCTCCATAGCCAGTTCCATGTGCTTGTTCCAGTCCCTGATTTACTTTTGCCATGAAACCCTCAGCAAGAGCTTTCAGGTCGTCAGGAACAACTTGCTCAGAGAGTTCCAAAGCTTTTACAAGATCAGGAGCATATTTAGAATCTTCATCAGAAATAAATGTAATGGCACAACCTTTACGACCAGCTCGGCCTGTTCGACCAACACGGTGAACATAGTCCTCATAGTGATTTGGAACATCAAAGTTGATCACCAGTTCAAGCTCCTTCACATCCAACCCTCTAGCAGCAACACTGGTTGCAATCAACAGATTACAAACATTGCTTTTAAAGTCAGAAATGGTTGACTCACGATCTGTTTGGTCCTTAGCCCCATGAAGAGAGAGGCAAGGATAACCATGTTTGAGTAGATCCCTGAACAAAGCATCACACTTTTCCTGAGAATggacaaaaatcaaaattttcccTTTCTCATACCACTCACCTAGTAGCTCTAATAACCTTAAAAACCTTTCATTTTCAGGCCTCACTTCAACCAGTTGCGCAATGTCCTTATTAACAACACTCCTTCCACCCACTTGTATCTCTACAGGTTTGGTTAACACTTTACGTGCTAAGATTTCCACTTGACGGGGGAAAGTAGCAGAGAAAAGTACAGTCTGTCTATCTGGTCTAATATTTTGTACAATTCGAGTGATTTGAGGTTCAAAACCCATGTCAAACATTCGATCAGCTTCGTCCATGACCAAATAAGTGACCCTGCGAAGATTTGTAATTTTCCCACCACTTGTGCAAAGTATGTCAATCATTCTTCCAGGTGTACAAACAACAATTTCAGCACCCCGCTTCAATTTACTAATTTGTTGGGCAACACCAGAGCCTCCATATACAGGCACACATGTAAGGCCTAGTGCCTTGGTGAACTTTACTATATCACTGTGAATCTGCTGAACAAGCTCCCTTGTAGGCGCCATTAAAAGCCCGATAGGCCCATCTCCTGCAACCACAGGAGGCTGGTCCTTTATATGCCTCAGCATTGGAAGCACAAATGCCAGTGTTTTACCTGACCCAGTTTTCGCAATGCCAATACAGTCTCGACCACTCATAATTATAGGCAGTGCCTGAGCTTGAATTGACATTGGCTTTTCATAACCAAGTTTTTTAATCGTATCCAATATTTTACTCGTAAGTCCAGTTTGGTGCCAGGTCTTAACTGGTTTTGGCACATACTTACCATGGATCTTCAATTCTAGAAGAGTACGGTATGCGGCAACATCTTCTGAAGTCATCCTCGAGATTTCTTTTGATTCAATATAGAAATTCTTTCTAAATGGCTTATAATCAATTTTTGAATGATCAACTAGAGAAAGTTTCTCAGCTTTGGTCTTCTTAACTCTTTTTATGAACTCATCGTCATCTTCATCCTCTGCAGGCTCCCCATCATCATCAAGGTCCCCATAATCTGAGTCAGAATCCTCCCCTGGAATAATTCTGCCCATAGACTTATTTGAACCACCCTTCCTACGTTGCTCACCATTGCTTTGATTATCCTTTTTATCCTTGCTCTTCAACTCTGAACTCTTATTACCATGAACTGATGGGTCCGAAACACTACTGAGTTTCTCAACTTCTGGCAAAACCATGGAATTCATAAAAGCATCTAATGGATCAATTTCATCATCCCCAGAAGCCCCATCAACCCCATTCTGCGAAGGTGGAGGAGTAGACCCATTTTCAGAATCCATTGCCATTTCATCCCCAACTTGATTATTAGTTTGGGTAGCTCCGCCATCAATGTCCATAGCCATCTGTACTTTCTCAGCAGAGGGAAGTTCTTCATCATCTTCAGATTCACCCTCAAGGGTCCAAGCCTTTCCAGACTTAGGTTCATCAACAATTTCCTCCCCGTGTGTCTCTCTTTCAGCTTcctccttttttctttttaactccTGCCACTCCTGAACTCTCCTCCTTCTCTTCTCCATTTCTTCatccaatttaagttgttcatTTTCCAACTCCTCTTCACGAGTTGCTTGCTCTTGCTTATCAGAATCATCCCCGGAACTCCTCTTCTTCGGACTCTCTTCGCGCCTACTGCTACTGCGTTCATGCTCTTTCTCCTTCTCATTTTCTCTatctttctctttctccttctccTTAACTCTATCTTTCTCCTTGTCCTTGTAATCACCATCATCTTTCCTTCGACGTTTCCTTTCGTGGTCTTTAACATCATGACTGCTATCATCACTATCAACTTCCCGGCGCTGCTTTTCCCTCTCGGTGCTGCGTgttctcttctctctttctctttctctatcCTTGTCCCTTCTCTCCCtctccttctctctttctcGTTCTTTCTCCTTAGCCCGCTtctccttttctctctctcGATGATCCCTTTTCTTGTCTCGACTCCTCTCCCTATCATCATCCCGACTTCTCGTCCTATCCTTGTCCCTCTCTTTGTGGTGCTTAGTAGAATCCCTCTTCTCCCTCTCTCTATTATCATAGCTAATGTCAGAATCAGAACTCTTTTCTCTCTCAGAACGACGAGACGACTCGCGGTGTTCTCTCTTCTCCCTGTGTCTATCTCCGTTCCTCTCCTTCTCGCGGTGGCTCTTCCTCGTATCCTCCGACCCTTCTCTCCTAGATTTACGCTTGCCCTCTTCCATAGCTTCTTCCTAAAGAAATAATTCAAAACCCTAGCACATAAACGAAAAACAATACTACACTATATCATCCAACCAAAAAATCGACCACCACCATAGATATAGAACACACACCATGGAATCAGATTGAGTAAATAAGTAAATAGAATAATGACAACTCACCGAGATCCTGGAGTGGTGTGGTGTGGGTTTTGCTGTACCACCGAACCCTAAAACCCCTTTTGTTGTTCCTGAAATtcgctcctcttcttcttcttcttcttcttctattttacaAAACCAGAAAATATCTCTATCTAGGGCTCTTACTTACAACCCCAACTAACTAATGCACTCTTCTTCCAAACTACATGTCGTTTCTTgttaatattgttttttttttttgtacaatacgatttaaatattgaattaaaaatatgttccatgctttttgaatttttaaagttattaaaaATCCATTTGAATTATtgagatttttaaaattaataatttttgtctaattttaataaaaaaagtctAATATAGATGAAAGTTGAGAGGGTATCATTTGATACATGTAAAAGTTCGAGagacatgatttgatacatatcaaagtttaggaagcatgatttagtacatggacAATCACCGAATTAGTAAAACTGAATGAAATTGGATAAAAggctttaaatctaacaatcttaataatttaaggagtataatttagtacatataaaACTTCACAGGCAAAAAATGctaattaacctaaaaatattaaataaacctAAGTTATAAACAATAAGACTAACATAGTTATTCAATTTATTATTGTAGAAGGTGATTCTAACATAGTTATTAAAGCTGCAAATGGGTTAAATTCATGATGGAAAATTGAGAACTTATGTAACTCATTGTAGGATGTAATTTTTTAAAGGTTTCTAGATCTAGTAATTTTGTTGCTCACGAGTTAGCTAAGTGAGCGTTTGatcaaaaatataattagtatgaTTGAGGCTTTCTcaatactaaataaaattgtttgTAATTACCTTATGGTCTAATTTGCTTAACTATACTATTTACacttcttttcaaaaaaaaaaaaaaaaaaaaaaaaaaaaaacaaactaatcGTGTGTGTTGTGGAAAAAGACTTTCAATTTGTTATTGTGAAAGGTGATTCTGACATAATTATTAAAGGTGTCAAGCAGTTAAATCAAATAGGAGAAGTTGAGAACTATGTATCTCATTGTAGCAGCGTTATGAACTCTTTTGTGGGATGTAATTTTTTGAAAGTTTATAAATTTGGTTGTAACTGGTATAATTGAAGTTTCTTCAATACCATATAATGTTGTTTGTAATGACCTTATGGCCTGCCTAATTTACTTCATCTATACTATTTACGATTTTTTTCAAAGGAGCGAGAGAGAAACTAATCATATGTGCAATTAAAATATGAATCGAATAGTTATTGGTTGTGCTTGACCTAGAAAAATTCAAACAGGTTCAATTTGGTTTTGTAATTGAGTTAAGATttaggttttattatttttttgtgaaattttaaataattgtaaatatattaaaaacatATCTTTATCAAATTTGTACAAAAATacacattttttctttttttactattttcttaaacaattttttagtttagtaAAATTTAAGATCCATGCTAAACCTAAAAATTATAGGCAAAATGTGGTTATTTCTACAATTTTGAACGAAGTAACCCCTCTCGTTTAAATCATCTCACTTATCATTAAGGgtgcgtttggaaagccacaTTGTAATTgaatttgtgtgtaattggaggtaattatACAATTTGGCATGTTTCTCTGACcgtgtaattacactgtaactgtgtaattggaagtaattgaggggttccaattacactctccaattctcatggcctcccatgagaattgaatgtaattacactgtgtaattactaaaaactttccatattaaacattagctactaaaaaatattattttcccatgtaattactaactattttgccaaacaagatattaggaattcatatgtaattaccacttcatatccaaacacactttgcattttaaaatatagtgtaattacctCAATGTATAATTACtaccctagtaattaccctacctagtaattacacagttacttccaaacgcaccataaataaaaaactattgAAACTAATGGATTTCAAAACACTTATGTTTAAAATTTATGGTTTTGTCCGTTTTCTGTTTCGATTAGAAactcttaaatattattataaattttcaattttggaTTAATGTCTTAAAGATGTTTTACTATACTCCAACAAAACTTGgttttttaagaataaaaaatatttaatgattcctttaaaattttattttttattaaaaagttataaaaaattgaTGCTTAACGATAGTTTACGAtaaaattttaactaaaaaaactatatataataagtCATACCCTTTCACACAATTGTCCATTTgagattttgttttgttttaaattttgatatatcTTAAAGTAATTGTGTGATATTTAATAAGACTATTTTACACTTGCAAACAGTGGCGGAACTACATACATCTATGGAGTGGCCATGGCCCCCCCTAActttttagaaaaagaaaaaaataaacataataatgtataaattaaattaggataattagatttgacttattagaaaaatgtgatttttctcttattattaagcctaataaaaaattgtgaagttgaaattgaaaaataagccCAAACCCAATAACCCATTTAcattagttatctattttatcgtaaaaagtaataaaaaaatgattaatataatttattttttaagactacttttgtatgatatatatttatatgtgtcTTAATATACGTATTTTTATGGTATCCAATACCATATTAATATGGAACTTTACAAGTTgttttcttatattatttattaaatcaaaatatttaAGACTCGATATTATTTTACACCAATAACGGTAGTTTACTTTTCAcgacaaaatatcttatttttagtcacaataaaatttgtgactaaacatAAAAAAGTTgtggctaattataaattatcattattgtgtTCTGACTGAAAGGTCCatgactaaaagtattagtcacaaaaattacaatttgttgtgactaaatgtgtttttagtcacaatatttgttgtgattaaaattaaattagtgacaacttgtaactaaatactatattgtagtcacaagtaacttcaACAAATTTATGATGTGACTAAAagattgtcactaaaagtaacagtttttatagtattttttagtACTTGGCACTATAAGGCgctctttattatttttcattattttatatacattgTATAAAGGTAATTAActttttatattgatttataaaatattacatactaaaaaaaattaggtgaaaatatattttatttggcCCCTCCT
This window harbors:
- the LOC115711676 gene encoding DEAD-box ATP-dependent RNA helicase 42, yielding MEEGKRKSRREGSEDTRKSHREKERNGDRHREKREHRESSRRSEREKSSDSDISYDNREREKRDSTKHHKERDKDRTRSRDDDRERSRDKKRDHREREKEKRAKEKEREREKERERRDKDREREREKRTRSTEREKQRREVDSDDSSHDVKDHERKRRRKDDGDYKDKEKDRVKEKEKEKDRENEKEKEHERSSSRREESPKKRSSGDDSDKQEQATREEELENEQLKLDEEMEKRRRRVQEWQELKRKKEEAERETHGEEIVDEPKSGKAWTLEGESEDDEELPSAEKVQMAMDIDGGATQTNNQVGDEMAMDSENGSTPPPSQNGVDGASGDDEIDPLDAFMNSMVLPEVEKLSSVSDPSVHGNKSSELKSKDKKDNQSNGEQRRKGGSNKSMGRIIPGEDSDSDYGDLDDDGEPAEDEDDDEFIKRVKKTKAEKLSLVDHSKIDYKPFRKNFYIESKEISRMTSEDVAAYRTLLELKIHGKYVPKPVKTWHQTGLTSKILDTIKKLGYEKPMSIQAQALPIIMSGRDCIGIAKTGSGKTLAFVLPMLRHIKDQPPVVAGDGPIGLLMAPTRELVQQIHSDIVKFTKALGLTCVPVYGGSGVAQQISKLKRGAEIVVCTPGRMIDILCTSGGKITNLRRVTYLVMDEADRMFDMGFEPQITRIVQNIRPDRQTVLFSATFPRQVEILARKVLTKPVEIQVGGRSVVNKDIAQLVEVRPENERFLRLLELLGEWYEKGKILIFVHSQEKCDALFRDLLKHGYPCLSLHGAKDQTDRESTISDFKSNVCNLLIATSVAARGLDVKELELVINFDVPNHYEDYVHRVGRTGRAGRKGCAITFISDEDSKYAPDLVKALELSEQVVPDDLKALAEGFMAKVNQGLEQAHGTGYGGSGFKFNEEEDEVRKAAKKAQAKEYGFEEDKSDSEDEDEGVRKAGGDISQQTALAKISALAAASKAATHSMPTPVNAGQLLPNIGLPVSVPGVIGLSLPGTAAAVPGPGLPVVVNDGAARAAAIAAAMNLQHNLAKIQADAMPEHYEAELEINDFPQNARWKVTHKETLGPISEWTGAAITTRGQFFPPGKVAGPGERKLYLFIEGPTEQSVKRAKAELKRVLEDISNQALSLPGGTQPGKYSVF